One part of the Thiomicrospira cyclica ALM1 genome encodes these proteins:
- the mfd gene encoding transcription-repair coupling factor: MSANAPKQSLFPFQHPKLAGHRSDWGYLNLTEQAWCVSQLLAQHQGLIVCLCQDSAQAQSLSEQLAIFSDPAQTIIQLPEWETLPYDRFSPHQDIIASRLSSLHQLPQLQQGCLVIPINSLVQHLPPKDYVQRQSLQLAVGDTLDIASFLSHLEQAGYQRVNQVMEPGEMAVRGALIDLFPIGSHAPIRLDLFDDELESIRLFDPDTQLSQSQIEQINLLPAKEYDFSDEGIRQFRLQAREIFGGDVRNSQLYKTVSDQQNPGGLEYYLPMFFEQTDTLFDYLPTNTLFIEHSELEAALEHNWHDYLERYEIGRHDNQRPLLPPQSLLMENQACFSALKNYHRIRLHSNEQSRPVTQLNIQFDNLPLPNLHINHQVKQPLAPLQDWLTSVAKPVIICAESLGRREALFNLLRQHALEVEIIDQAHPGQLSLVDLKPSSPINLAVAPIISSSHVTPLCLIAESALLGQRVEQKRRRKKGHQDFDQAIANLIELEINSPIVHYDHGVGRYQGLQTLEIQGENREFMVLEYANQDKLYVPVTSLHLVSRYTGTSAEHAPLHKLGTDKWDKAKRKAAEKARDVAAELLEIYAKRAAQQGMAFELSDQAYQQFCSAFPFEETDDQLETIAQVLADMQAPKPMDRLVCGDVGFGKTEVAMRAAFVAAYAGKQVAILVPTTLLAQQHFESFRDRFAEWPVNIAVLSRFQTAKEQNLTLEKLAEGGIDIVIGTHKLIQKDVKFNRLGLLIIDEEHRFGVRQKEQLKKWRTQVDILTMTATPIPRTLSMAMNALRDLSIIATPPAKRLSVQTFVQAWQPQTVREACLRELRRGGQIYFLFNEVDKIDRMADDLAMLIPEAKVAVAHGQMNERQLEQVMQDFYHRRSQVLVCTTIIETGIDVPNANTILIHRADKFGLAQLHQLRGRVGRSHHKAYAYMLTGEPNTLTDDARKRLDAIAKHDTLGAGFMLASHDLEIRGAGELLGEGQSGQIQEVGFGLYNELLERTVKALKSGKQPALSLELEAHCEVELGSAALIPEDYLADIHTRLVFYKRIASAETDAELHELEVEMIDRFGLLPDQVKTLFSTTQIKLLAQPIGIIKIDASAAMIRIQFNAQPKISADKLIQLMQTHPQRYKLKGQAELKILDKMETVVDRVKHLQFTLTHLQAH, from the coding sequence ATGTCAGCCAACGCCCCAAAACAGTCATTATTTCCATTTCAACACCCTAAGCTTGCTGGGCATCGCTCCGACTGGGGTTATTTAAATCTTACCGAGCAGGCCTGGTGCGTTAGCCAGTTACTAGCACAACACCAAGGTTTAATTGTTTGTCTGTGCCAAGACAGTGCTCAGGCCCAAAGCCTAAGTGAACAATTGGCGATTTTTAGCGATCCTGCTCAAACGATCATTCAGCTACCAGAATGGGAAACACTGCCCTATGACCGTTTTTCGCCTCACCAAGATATTATTGCCAGTCGCCTGAGTAGTCTGCATCAATTGCCACAATTGCAACAAGGCTGTTTAGTCATTCCCATTAACAGCCTTGTTCAGCACCTGCCGCCAAAAGACTATGTGCAGCGCCAAAGCCTGCAACTCGCCGTCGGTGACACCCTAGATATTGCATCGTTTTTAAGTCATCTTGAACAAGCCGGTTACCAACGCGTCAATCAAGTGATGGAACCCGGTGAAATGGCGGTTCGGGGCGCCTTAATTGACCTGTTTCCGATTGGCAGTCATGCTCCGATTCGTCTAGACTTATTTGATGATGAACTGGAAAGCATTCGGCTGTTTGATCCAGATACCCAGCTCAGTCAAAGCCAAATTGAACAGATTAATCTCTTACCTGCCAAAGAATATGATTTTTCAGACGAGGGTATTCGTCAATTCCGCTTACAAGCACGAGAAATTTTTGGTGGCGATGTCCGCAATTCACAACTCTATAAAACCGTCAGTGATCAACAAAACCCCGGTGGGCTGGAATATTATTTACCGATGTTTTTCGAGCAAACCGACACCCTGTTTGATTACTTGCCAACCAATACGCTATTTATTGAACATTCCGAGCTAGAGGCGGCTTTAGAACACAACTGGCACGACTATCTAGAGCGCTATGAAATTGGCCGTCATGATAACCAACGGCCACTGCTGCCGCCACAAAGCCTATTAATGGAAAACCAGGCCTGCTTTAGTGCGCTAAAAAACTATCATCGTATTCGCTTGCATAGTAATGAGCAGTCACGTCCCGTTACTCAGTTGAACATTCAATTTGATAATCTGCCACTGCCCAATTTACACATTAATCATCAAGTCAAACAGCCGCTCGCGCCATTGCAGGACTGGTTGACGTCGGTTGCTAAACCGGTGATTATTTGCGCCGAATCCTTGGGTCGTCGTGAAGCCTTATTTAACCTATTACGCCAGCACGCGCTCGAGGTCGAAATTATCGACCAAGCGCACCCAGGCCAGCTAAGTCTGGTCGATTTAAAACCCAGCAGTCCTATAAACCTAGCCGTGGCACCTATTATCAGCTCAAGCCACGTTACCCCCCTGTGCCTGATTGCAGAATCGGCCCTACTCGGACAACGAGTTGAACAAAAGCGCCGGCGTAAAAAAGGTCATCAAGACTTTGATCAAGCGATTGCGAATCTCATCGAGTTGGAAATCAACAGCCCCATTGTGCACTATGATCATGGGGTGGGCCGTTATCAAGGTTTACAAACCCTTGAAATTCAAGGTGAAAACCGTGAATTTATGGTGTTGGAATATGCCAACCAAGACAAACTCTATGTACCCGTAACCTCGCTTCACTTGGTCAGTCGCTATACCGGCACCTCTGCTGAACACGCGCCATTGCACAAATTGGGCACAGACAAGTGGGATAAAGCCAAACGCAAAGCCGCTGAAAAAGCCCGCGATGTCGCCGCCGAACTACTCGAAATTTATGCCAAACGTGCCGCTCAACAAGGCATGGCGTTTGAGCTCAGTGACCAGGCCTATCAACAATTTTGCTCCGCCTTCCCCTTTGAAGAAACCGACGATCAACTCGAAACCATCGCACAAGTTTTGGCGGATATGCAAGCACCTAAGCCAATGGATCGTCTAGTCTGTGGCGATGTCGGCTTTGGTAAAACCGAAGTCGCTATGCGTGCCGCTTTTGTCGCTGCCTATGCCGGCAAACAGGTGGCAATTTTGGTGCCAACAACGCTATTGGCGCAACAACACTTTGAGAGTTTTCGTGATCGCTTTGCCGAATGGCCAGTTAACATTGCGGTGCTTTCTCGCTTTCAAACCGCTAAAGAACAAAACCTCACATTAGAAAAACTCGCCGAAGGTGGTATCGACATCGTTATTGGCACCCATAAACTGATTCAAAAGGATGTCAAATTTAACCGCCTAGGTCTACTGATTATTGACGAAGAACACCGTTTTGGCGTGCGCCAGAAAGAACAACTCAAAAAATGGCGAACCCAGGTGGATATCTTAACCATGACCGCCACCCCAATCCCACGCACGCTCAGTATGGCGATGAATGCCCTACGCGACCTGTCGATTATTGCGACACCACCGGCCAAACGTTTGTCGGTGCAAACCTTTGTGCAGGCCTGGCAACCCCAAACCGTACGCGAAGCCTGTTTGCGAGAACTACGCCGCGGCGGTCAAATTTACTTTCTCTTTAATGAGGTCGATAAGATTGATCGCATGGCCGACGATCTCGCCATGTTGATCCCGGAAGCGAAGGTCGCAGTGGCACACGGTCAAATGAACGAACGCCAACTCGAACAGGTGATGCAAGATTTCTATCACCGTCGCAGTCAAGTTCTTGTTTGTACCACCATTATTGAAACCGGAATTGACGTACCCAATGCCAATACAATTTTAATTCACCGTGCCGACAAATTTGGTTTAGCCCAGTTGCATCAATTACGCGGTCGCGTCGGTCGTTCACATCATAAAGCCTATGCCTATATGCTCACCGGTGAACCCAATACACTCACCGACGACGCACGCAAACGTTTAGATGCCATTGCCAAGCATGACACGCTGGGTGCCGGTTTTATGCTGGCGAGCCACGATTTAGAAATTCGCGGTGCTGGCGAATTGCTCGGCGAAGGCCAATCGGGACAAATTCAAGAAGTTGGTTTTGGGCTTTACAATGAATTGCTGGAACGCACCGTCAAAGCCCTAAAATCGGGCAAGCAGCCGGCGCTGAGTCTTGAGCTGGAGGCGCATTGTGAAGTTGAACTCGGCAGTGCCGCACTCATTCCTGAAGATTATCTGGCCGATATTCATACACGCCTCGTGTTTTACAAACGCATTGCCAGTGCCGAAACCGACGCGGAATTGCACGAACTGGAAGTTGAAATGATTGACCGCTTTGGTTTGCTACCCGATCAGGTCAAAACCCTGTTTAGCACCACGCAAATAAAACTACTGGCACAACCGATAGGCATTATTAAAATCGATGCCAGTGCGGCGATGATTCGGATCCAATTTAATGCCCAACCCAAGATTTCGGCCGATAAGCTGATTCAGCTGATGCAAACCCACCCGCAACGCTACAAACTGAAAGGTCAAGCAGAATTAAAAATTCTTGATAAGATGGAAACCGTTGTAGATCGGGTGAAACATCTGCAGTTTACCCTCACCCATTTGCAAGCTCATTAA
- the minE gene encoding cell division topological specificity factor MinE — MRLLDYLLGQNRKGSANQAKDRLQILLAHERSQSTAPDYLPKMRQEILEVIGRYVDIDEENLQISLDADNGYEVLELNLILPDAKRPS, encoded by the coding sequence ATGAGATTATTAGATTATCTATTAGGTCAAAATCGTAAGGGGTCTGCCAATCAAGCAAAGGATCGTTTGCAAATCTTACTAGCACATGAGCGTTCGCAATCAACTGCCCCCGATTATTTGCCGAAAATGCGCCAAGAAATTTTAGAAGTGATTGGTCGCTATGTGGATATTGACGAGGAAAACTTACAAATTTCCTTAGATGCCGATAACGGCTATGAAGTGTTGGAGTTAAATCTGATTTTACCGGATGCGAAACGTCCGAGCTAA
- a CDS encoding CsiV family protein produces MKQLTRIFATAWLLLPLISAALIAPNIAKAQTSDTPQVHVEIIIFQSLAQRGWTEEYWPLTPGLVLSDNPVRLDETTTWATPVVLDDLQLAEVRSRMTTDRGYDVLAHFAWQQPAFNRNQAQPIIIDSQLQKRRHETSPIYGQVRAYQERFNHVEILVELDRRIPANLRERFAEHQGIELAWLPDSWTFVIDESRRVRPGELHYVDHPLFGVLIHVSRVSQPE; encoded by the coding sequence ATGAAACAGCTTACCCGCATTTTTGCCACAGCTTGGCTTTTACTACCCCTGATCAGCGCAGCCTTAATTGCGCCAAACATTGCCAAAGCCCAGACCTCTGACACTCCTCAGGTTCATGTGGAAATTATTATTTTTCAAAGCTTAGCGCAACGGGGTTGGACCGAAGAATACTGGCCACTAACACCAGGCCTGGTGCTATCCGATAACCCTGTTAGGCTGGATGAAACCACAACCTGGGCAACGCCGGTAGTATTAGATGACCTACAACTCGCCGAGGTGCGCAGTCGCATGACCACCGATCGGGGCTATGATGTACTGGCCCATTTTGCGTGGCAGCAACCCGCTTTTAATCGTAACCAAGCACAACCTATTATCATTGACAGTCAACTGCAAAAACGCCGTCATGAAACATCACCCATTTACGGGCAAGTCAGAGCCTATCAAGAACGCTTTAATCATGTTGAGATTTTAGTAGAACTAGACCGCAGGATACCGGCCAATCTTCGTGAACGTTTTGCTGAACACCAGGGCATCGAATTAGCCTGGTTACCCGACAGTTGGACGTTTGTGATAGACGAATCACGTCGTGTGCGACCTGGAGAACTCCACTATGTTGACCACCCACTTTTTGGGGTACTCATTCATGTAAGTCGTGTAAGTCAGCCTGAGTAG
- the minD gene encoding septum site-determining protein MinD, producing MARVIVVTSGKGGVGKTTTSASFSAGLAARGHKVAVIDFDVGLRNLDLIMGCERRVVYDFVNVVQGEATLKQALIKDKKTPNLFVLAASQTRDKDALTQEGVGKVIEDLKADGFEYIICDSPAGIEKGAQLALYFADEAIIVTNPEVSSVRDSDRILGILQAKSRRAEQGEDSIKEHLVLTRYNPMRVAAGEMLAMNDVVELLSVDLLGVVPESQDVLQASNAGTPVIMQDGTDASEAYKDIVARFLGEEKPQRFLTIEHKSLFKKLFGK from the coding sequence CGGCTTAGCCGCGCGCGGTCATAAAGTGGCTGTTATTGATTTTGATGTCGGCTTGCGTAATTTGGATTTAATTATGGGCTGTGAGCGTCGTGTCGTCTATGATTTTGTCAATGTGGTGCAGGGTGAAGCCACTCTTAAGCAAGCATTGATTAAAGATAAGAAAACCCCAAATTTATTTGTACTAGCCGCTTCGCAAACTCGCGATAAAGATGCGTTAACGCAAGAAGGCGTTGGTAAAGTCATTGAAGATTTAAAAGCGGACGGCTTTGAATACATTATTTGTGATTCTCCTGCTGGTATTGAAAAAGGTGCGCAATTAGCCCTTTATTTTGCCGATGAGGCGATTATTGTCACCAATCCTGAAGTGTCTTCGGTGCGAGATTCTGATCGTATTCTGGGCATACTACAAGCGAAATCACGTCGTGCTGAGCAGGGCGAAGATTCGATTAAAGAACATTTGGTGTTAACTCGTTATAATCCAATGCGCGTGGCGGCTGGAGAAATGCTCGCTATGAACGACGTCGTCGAGTTATTAAGCGTTGATTTATTGGGTGTGGTGCCAGAGTCACAAGATGTGTTGCAGGCTTCTAATGCCGGTACACCGGTGATTATGCAAGACGGTACCGATGCGTCGGAAGCCTATAAAGATATCGTGGCACGGTTTTTAGGTGAAGAAAAACCCCAGCGTTTTTTAACGATTGAGCATAAAAGTCTGTTCAAAAAGTTATTTGGGAAGTAG